The Stomoxys calcitrans chromosome 3, idStoCalc2.1, whole genome shotgun sequence genome includes a region encoding these proteins:
- the LOC131995878 gene encoding uncharacterized protein LOC131995878, whose product MLACIECLSTTNFCFVSLRFKIYCCRYKFVAAKCMEYNTNHQVDGPVKICTFPPKHGVSQEEINAVIQHIKTLN is encoded by the exons ATGTTGGCTTGCATAgaatgcctttcaacaacaaatttttgctttgtgtcgttgagattcaaaatatatTGTTGCAG ATACAAATTTGTTGCTGCCAAATGTATGGAATACAATACAAACCATCAGGTTGATGGTCCTGTCAAAATCTGTACATTCCCACCCAAACATGGAGTATCACAGGAAGAAATAAACGCCGTTATACAACAtattaaaactttaaattaa